The genomic window CCCTTGATGGTCGATTTTGCCCGAAGGATTTCAATGTTCATGTTCAACGCGCGGCTGATTTCAAAGGCCAGTTGTGTTTTACCCGTCCCCGGTTCACCCGTCAGCAACAAGGGCTTTTCCATGACAACAGCCATGTTCACAATTGCCTGAAGTTCCGGGTTGATATAATACTTGTCTGTTCCTTCAAATTTCATAGAGACCCTACGTCTGGAAGGTTAAGAGAATGACATTTTATTGTATGGAAATTAAAACAGTTTTCGCCCAAACCACACCACTTTCCCGATAATCCGGAATGATTGATGTTGGTCAACCAATACCTGAAATGGCGCATAATCCGGATTGTCGCTGATCACGTCAAAGCCGTTTTTATTGTTACGCAGTCGTTTGGTCATGACCGCATCATCCAGTTCCAACAGATAAATTCCCTCACGTGCGTATTGAGTTTGGTTCAGATCTACCAAAATCTGATCGCCATCAGACAAAGTGGGAACCATGCTGTCTCCGGAAACCTGCACCATCGCCAGTTGATCAGAAGAGGTTCTGGCCGTTTTGGAGAGCCAGTTTTTATTGAACCCGACAAACTCCGTGATTTCCTCAGATCCTGAAAAAGAGCCATGCCCGGCGCTGGCTCTGACATCATAAACAGGCGCGAGAACCATATCACGCGCAGGTTTCATCATCCGGTTCTGATCGCCTTCAGCGTCACCTTTGACCAGCCAGTTGAGATCAATGGAATATTCTTCACTCAATTCTTGAAGATAACGCATGGAGGGCACACTTTTCCCCTGACAGATCCTGTAGATATGCGAGGGACTCCTGCCGGTAAGACGGGCAAACTGACTGCGGTTTCCACCGGCAAGTTGTTCAACAATATTTCTGAATCTTGTAACAAACGATGTACTGCTCATAACCCCTCTAAACAATTAATAGTGGCAAAGATTGATGTTCCCGCATCATAAAGATCCATACTGAAAACTCAACCAATAAAAATCCTGAATACAGGTGGATCTGTGGCAACGCTGATGATTTAGGACGTCCACCAAAAAACAGGCTTGAGAAAACAGACAGGGTTGGATACAGGTAGGGGCTAATGGCAATTTGCCAACTATGTGTTGAACAACCAGACATCGAATGTGACATGAGAT from SAR324 cluster bacterium includes these protein-coding regions:
- a CDS encoding helix-turn-helix transcriptional regulator, yielding MSSTSFVTRFRNIVEQLAGGNRSQFARLTGRSPSHIYRICQGKSVPSMRYLQELSEEYSIDLNWLVKGDAEGDQNRMMKPARDMVLAPVYDVRASAGHGSFSGSEEITEFVGFNKNWLSKTARTSSDQLAMVQVSGDSMVPTLSDGDQILVDLNQTQYAREGIYLLELDDAVMTKRLRNNKNGFDVISDNPDYAPFQVLVDQHQSFRIIGKVVWFGRKLF